In Leptidea sinapis chromosome 41, ilLepSina1.1, whole genome shotgun sequence, the following are encoded in one genomic region:
- the LOC126976591 gene encoding mucolipin-3-like: METISASPVQNNSSELEGSRVSSPSNNIRRNYEGLSSRSANTSAEITQFEEKMRRKLQFFFMNPIEKWQAKRKFPYKFMVQVIKIVLVTFQLCLFAHNRYNHVNYTWDNRISFSHLFLLGWDSTREINAYPPGAGPLAVYKLNEFYDTLDFAFNGYANLSNAIGAYSYNDENNNMPDPIFCLYNYKQGIINGFNESYEFNSEIIKTCTNFTKSEGLFKSQQNIDDAGMKINFDALVRATLSFSVKTINFRAAGPITPPDCYRFDVDIVFDNEDHDGQMSLTLEAEPYKLVCKGDQAYITDNQIDQILRSILNIFVILICSASLILCSRAIYRAQLLKELTVQFFHKAYNKHLSLDGRLEFLNIWYIMIIVNDILIIMGSAIKEQIERNQFTNDQWNVCSLFLGTGNLLVWFGVLRYLGFFKTYNVVILTLKKAAPKIFRFSFCALLLYAGFMFCGWLILGPYHMKFRSLATTSECLFSLINGDDMFATFSIMSKKSPMLWWFSRVYLYSFISLYIYVVLSLFISVIMDAYDTIKQYYQEGFPKSDLQQFIGETNINDVSSGIYRTHSSTSLNAFMNSLFCCNVYRSAYSKIGGSSTLNIL, from the coding sequence ATGGAAACAATAAGTGCATCGCCTGTGCAAAATAATTCTTCCGAATTAGAGGGCTCGAGAGTGTCTAGCCCTAGTAATAATATTCGTCGAAACTATGAAGGCCTTTCGTCAAGGTCTGCCAATACTTCCGCAGAAATCACACAATTTGAAGAGAAAATGCGACGCAAACTACAGTTTTTCTTTATGAATCCGATAGAGAAATGGCAAGCGAAACGCAAGTTTCCTTATAAGTTCATGGTACAAGtgataaaaatagtattggtaacTTTCCAACTGTGTTTGTTTGCGCATAACAGGTATAATCATGTGAACTACACATGGGACAACCGTATCAGCTTTTCCCATCTGTTTTTACTTGGTTGGGACTCTACTAGAGAGATCAATGCATACCCACCAGGAGCTGGTCCTCTAGCTGTATATAAGCTAAATGAATTTTATGATACTCTTGATTTTGCATTCAATGGATATGCTAATCTTTCTAATGCAATTGGTGCTTACTCATACAAtgatgaaaataataacatGCCTGATCCAATTTTCTGTCTATACAATTATAAACAAGGCATTATTAATGGATTTAATGAAAGTTATGAATTCAATTCTGAAATCATCAAGACTTGTACTAACTTTACAAAAAGTGAAGGACTCTTCAAATCACAACAAAATATTGATGATGCCGGTATGAAGATTAATTTTGATGCTTTAGTGCGAGCTACATTATCATTTTCTGTGAAAACCATTAATTTCCGAGCAGCAGGGCCAATCACTCCACCTGATTGTTACAGATTTGATGTTGATATTGTATTTGATAATGAAGACCATGATGGCCAGATGTCGTTAACACTAGAAGCTGAACCTTACAAACTAGTATGCAAAGGAGATCAAGCATATATAACTGATAATCAAATTGATCAAATATTAAGaagcattttgaatatttttgttatattaatatgcAGTGCATCCCTGATTCTTTGTAGTAGGGCAATTTATAGAGCTCAGCTTTTGAAAGAATTGACAGTTCAATTTTTCCATAAAgcatataataaacatttaagtTTGGATGGACGGTTAGAGTTCCTCAATATTTGGTACATAATGATAATAGTAAAtgatatactaataataatggGTTCTGCAATTAAAGAACAAATTGAAAGGAATCAATTTACAAATGACCAATGGAATGTTTGTTCTCTGTTTCTTGGTACAGGAAATTTATTAGTTTGGTTTGGAGTTTTACGTTACCTAGGATTTTTCAAGACATATAATGTTGTTATACTTACTCTGAAAAAGGCAGCCCCAAAAATATTCCGATTTTCATTCTGTGCTTTGCTTTTGTACGCAGGTTTTATGTTTTGTGGGTGGCTTATATTAGGACCATATCACATGAAATTCAGATCACTTGCAACAACATCTGAATGTCTTTTCTCATTAATTAACGGTGATGATATGTTTGCTACGTTCTCAATCATGTCTAAGAAGTCTCCAATGTTGTGGTGGTTTAGCCGGGTCTATCTTTATTCATTCATAAGTCTTTACATATATGTTGTATTGAGTTTATTCATCTCTGTTATTATGGATGCCTATGAtactataaaacagtattatcAAGAAGGTTTTCCAAAAAGTGATTTGCAACAATTCATTGGTGAGACGAACATCAATGATGTTTCATCTGGTATTTACAGAACACACAGTTCTACATCTTTAAATGCTTTTATGAATTCATTATTTTGTTGCAATGTATACAGAAGTGCATACTCCAAGATTGGAGGAAGTTCAACTCTTAACATACTTTAA